One Oryza brachyantha chromosome 3, ObraRS2, whole genome shotgun sequence DNA segment encodes these proteins:
- the LOC102712521 gene encoding serine/threonine-protein kinase STY13-like, protein MASSGGAGYSRSRSLGGGGGADVFVRAADNEMYVRADKIDLKNLDVQFEKTRSRAWLEQQRSSASASPLPLLEWEIDLAKLDIQSQVAHGTFGVVYRGTYDGQDVAVKVLDWGQEGQESTAKHREAFEKEVTVWQKLDHPNVTKFVGASMGTSQLKIPSAKESSRSGGGSGRGGGGQRCVVVVEFQHGGTLKTLLYRHRDKKLPYRKVVQLALDMARGLSYLHGEKIVHRDVKAENMLLDRKKTLKIADFGVARVEAGGDGGDMTGQTGTIGYMAPEVLQGRPYDHKCDVYSFGVLLWETYCCAMAYPNYSLADISYHVVKLGIRPDIPRCCPKSLADIMARCWDANPDNRPEMSEVVALLEKIDTSRGKGMTPVPEHASQGCSCFGFPRGSA, encoded by the exons atggcgagcagcggcggcgccgggtacagccgcagccgcagcctcggcggcggcggcggcgccgacgtgtTCGTCCGGGCGGCGGACAACGAGATGTACGTGCGGGCGGACAAGATCGACCTCAAGAACCTGGACGTGCAGTTCGAGAAGACGCGGTCGAGGGCGTGGCTGGAGCAGCAgcggtcgtcggcgtcggcgtcgccgctgccgctgctggaGTGGGAGATCGACCTCGCCAAGCTCGACATCCAGAGCCAGGTCGCGCACGGCACCTTCGGCGTCGTCTACCGCGGCACCTACGACGGCCAGGACGTCGCCG TGAAGGTGTTGGACTGGGGGCAGGAGGGGCAAGAGTCGACGGCGAAGCACCGTGAAGCCTTCGAGAAGGAGGTGACCGTGTGGCAGAAGCTTGATCACCCTAACGTCACCAAg TTCGTGGGCGCGTCGATGGGGACGTCGCAGCTGAAGATCCCGTCGGCGAAGGAGTCGTCAcggtccggcggcggcagcggccgcggcggcggcgggcagcggtgcgtggtggtggtggagttCCAGCACGGCGGGACGCTGAAGACGCTGCTGTACAGGCACCGGGACAAGAAGCTGCCGTACAGGAAGGTGGTGCAGCTGGCGCTGGACATGGCGAGGGGGCTGAGCTACCTGCACGGGGAGAAGATCGTGCACCGCGACGTCAAGGCGGAGAACATGCTGCTCGACAGGAAGAAGACGCTCAAGATCGCCGACTTCGGGGTGGCGCGCgtcgaggccggcggcgacggcggcgacatgACCGGTCAGACGGGCACCATCGGCTACATGGCGCCGGAGGTGCTGCAGGGCCGCCCCTACGACCACAAGTGCGACGTCTACAGCTTCGGCGTCCTCCTCTGGGAGACCTACTGCTGCGCCATGGCCTACCCCAACTACAGCCTCGCCGACATCTCCTACCACGTCGTCAAGCTG GGTATCAGGCCGGACATACCCCGCTGCTGCCCGAAGTCGCTGGCGGACATCATGGCGAGGTGCTGGGACGCGAACCCGGACAACCGGCCGGAGATGTcggaggtggtggcgctgCTGGAGAAGATCGACACCTCGCGCGGCAAGGGCATGACCCCCGTCCCCGAGCACGCCTCGCAGGGCTGCTCCTGCTTCGGCTTCCCCCGCGGCAGCGCGTGA
- the LOC102714715 gene encoding protein LIFEGUARD 2-like produces MYFRPPPKGPEYEAETGMAARPLYPMMLESPQLRWAFIRKVYTILSIQMLLTVAVASVVVYVRPVALFFVSTSGGFGLYIFLIILPFIVLCPLYYYYYQRHPVNLLLLGLFTVAISFAVGLTCAFTKGEVILESAILTAVVVVSLTAYTFWAARRGHDFSFLGPFLFAAVMILMVFALIQIFFPLGRVSMMVYGALAAIVFCGYIVYDTDNLIKRYSYDEYVWAAVALYLDVINLFLSLLTLFRASES; encoded by the exons atgtatttccggccgccgccgaaggGGCCCGAGTATGAAGCGGAGACGGggatggcggcgcggccgctGTACCCGATGATGCTGGAGAGCCCGCAGCTGCGGTGGGCCTTCATACGGAAGGTGTACACCATCCTCTCCATCCAGATGCTGCtgaccgtcgccgtcgcctccgtcGTCGTCTACGTCCGCCCCGTCGCGCTCTTCTTCGTCTCCACCTCCGGCGGCTTCGGCCTCTACATCTTCCTCATCATCCTCCCCTTCATCG TGCTGTGCCCgctctactactactactaccagcGCCACCCGGTGAACCTGCTGCTTCTGGGGCTCTTCACGGTAGCGATCAGCTTCGCCGTGGGCCTCACCTGCGCGTTCACCAAGGGGGAGGTGATCCTGGAGTCGGCGATCCtgacggcggtggtggtggtgagccTGACGGCGTACACGTTCtgggcggcgaggcgcggccACGACTTCAGCTTCCTGGGCCCGTTCCTGTTCGCCGCCGTCATGATCCTCATGGTGTTCGCGCTGATCCAGATCTTCTTCCCGCTGGGGAGGGTGTCGATGATGGTCTACGGCGCGCTGGCGGCGATCGTGTTCTGCGGCTACATCGTCTACGACACCGACAACCTCATCAAGAGGTACTCCTACGACGAGTACGTCTgggccgccgtcgcgctctaCCTCGACGTCATCaacctcttcctctccctcctcaccCTCTTCAGGGCATCCGAATCGTGA